The following proteins are co-located in the Cydia pomonella isolate Wapato2018A chromosome 19, ilCydPomo1, whole genome shotgun sequence genome:
- the LOC133528566 gene encoding uncharacterized protein LOC133528566: MPPRTRTVRAPKASKENVDNPHKTKAKNTAQATKLARKPLADKTNSASDENTSPQPIKKVIKKSNKPIQKPSATFPVTNGENRPRRNRRLPPRYVENEMLNNLSNNKENAVSPNKSLNKTPVKSTVNVESPFKTPTTLDNSLLANRPKRVSRLPSKFDENSSPNKFVPTHCHTSTPLVSKAHEKPKDVRKMAVGKQKKAHQEKLENTPSQITPQRVSPRKGTFQKTVPQNTVSEKATPQKVTLQKSPQKETSNKFTPQTTKITQKKLVQKKLSEVVKNNIDSNLNHKQNRVRRLRKPIEYKEDTLSPKKKSTNADGRRILKANSSFRVLEEKNSKNGNKDIYEFTFDPTEEPAPPKKKKKKVTTRKPTNPKRRVYNNNYEKNIARALADLKNAVMKQKPDSQTATKTSNTVQPSNNVVQQASNETAVSAPNPSSIVISTVAEIHPDPAQNTSIRSNLSTKQVSYRVEDIAADFDASIDHEINYSPVISPHRIEPEPESCPSNKSPEYISPDDPLNLRDDLSFFDDQPVANSSINASKNPSATPWRAEFENLPIKWQANTYVKPDMTPALECSFVNHFDDSKKKHVYTNMVTESNDALTELEDAAPKLKQTSIISFIKEVVEKKSNRKKRGASATPTKPNSLFDISNVTSRSVATPRKETSGASNNSAENEISESNKIQKRKNNVDNNPTPAKLPRKDNENTLFGFDDSENQDQENVPPVKVNNDRLRSLRSRSGAVLKEINKQTGPMRAELPAVMKAKLAPSSEVVEKIYDQMKSAADAPVLLDKQGDAEVTNVEMADILEDDSQSVHLFEDIDLVHHLKPTRKSYGKAKKVTFQKASDSASEVEAHNQSSDDEADNLEDLSFHLPQVKAKKATKKKKSKKQVLSKKEKAEVDAWAACFNSMCEDIEEFDLVVE, encoded by the exons ATGCCTCCTAGGACTCGCACAGTTAGAGCGCCAAAAGCGTCCAAAGAAAATGTAGACAACCCGCACAAAACTAAGGCGAAAAACACAGCACAAGCCACAAAACTAGCACGTAAACCTTTAGCGGACAAAACAAACTCGGCCTCAGATGAAAATACTAGTCCACAGCCCATCAAAAAGGTTATCAAGAAGTCGAACAAACCAATACAAAAACCTAGTGCAACATTTCCTGTTACTAATGGCGAGAATAGACCACGTCGAAACAGGCGTCTGCCGCCTAGATATGTTGAAAACGAAATGTTAAACAATCTGTCTAACAATAAAGAAAATGCAGTATCTCCTAACAAGTCACTTAACAAAACCCCTGTCAAAAGCACTGTGAATGTAGAATCGCCATTCAAAACGCCAACTACACTAGATAACAGTCTGCTTGCTAATAGACCAAAGAGAGTCAGCAGGCTACCTTCTAAATTTGATGAAAACTCAAGTCCTAACAAATTTGTTCCGACTCATTGTCATACTAGCACGCCATTGGTGTCTAAGGCACATGAGAAGCCTAAAGATGTTAGAAAAATGGCTGTTGGTAAACAGAAGAAGGCCCATCAAGAAAAACTTGAAAATACACCATCACAAATAACACCTCAAAGAGTTTCACCAAGGAAAGGTACATTTCAGAAAACAGTACCACAAAATACTGTATCAGAAAAAGCTACCCCACAGAAGGTGACTCTTCAAAAAAGTCCTCAAAAAGAAACATCCAACAAATTTACACCACAGACAACTAAGATCACTCAGAAAAAACTGGTACAAAAGAAATTAAGTGAAGTTGTGAAGAACAACATAGattcaaatttaaatcataAACAAAACAGGGTAAGACGACTAAGAAAACCTATAGAATATAAAGAGGATACCCTAAGTCCAAAAAAGAAATCAACAAACGCTGATGGCAGGAGAATTTTAAAAGCTAATTCATCATTTAGGGTTCTTGAAGAGAAAAATTCGAAAAATGGTAACAAAGACATTTATGAATTCACATTTGACCCAACTGAAGAACCAGCACCTccaaagaagaaaaagaagaaagtTACAACTAGAAAACCAACCAACCCAAAAAGAAGAGTATATAACAACAATTATGAGAAAAACATTGCAAGGGCTTTGGCAGACTTGAAAAATGCAGTTATGAAACAAAAACCAGACAGTCAAACGGCTACAAAAACCTCAAATACTGTGCAACCAAGTAATAATGTTGTGCAACAAGCAAGTAATGAAACAGCAGTCTCTGCACCTAACCCATCTTCAATAGTGATCAGCACAGTTGCCGAGATACATCCTGATCCTGCCCAAAATACTTCCATAAGAAGTAATCTTTCCACTAAACAAGTTTCATACAGGGTTGAAGACATTGCTGCTGACTTTGATGCTTCCATTGATCATGAAATCAACTACTCTCCAGTGATCTCACCTCACAGAATTGAACCAGAGCCAGAAAGTTGTCCATCCAATAAAAGCCCAGAGTACATTAGTCCTGATGATCCTCTAAATTTACGTGATGATTTGAGCTTCTTTGATGACCAACCTGTTGCAAATAGTAGTATAAATGCATCAAAGAACCCATCTGCAACACCGTGGCGTGCTGAATTTGAAAATCTACCCATTAAATGGCAGGCAAACACATATGTGAAACCAGACATGACTCCCGCTTTAGAGTGCTCTTTTGTCAATCATTTTGATGACAGCAAGAAGAAACATGTTTATACTAACATGGTTACCGAATCTAATGATGCTTTAACAGAACTAGAAGATGCGGCTCCCAAGCTAaagcaaacaagcataatttcatttataaaaGAAGTTGTTGAAAAGAAATCTAATAGAAAGAAGAGGGGAGCCTCAGCAACACCTACAAAACCTAATTCATTATTTGATATCTCTAATGTAACATCAAGAAGTGTAGCCACACCAAGGAAAGAAACATCTGGAGCTTCTAATAACAGTGCAGAAAATGAAATTAGTGaaagcaataaaatacaaaagcgTAAAAATAATGTGGATAATAATCCCACTCCAGCAAAACTACCTCGTAAAGACAATGAGAATACACTGTTCGGTTTTGACGACAGTGAAAATCAGGACCAAGAGAATGTTCCACCAGTAAAAGTTAACAATGATAGATTACGAAGCCTCAGGTCCCGATCAGGAGCTGTgcttaaagaaataaataagcaaACGGGACCTATGAGGGCTGAATTACCTGCTGTAATGAAAGCTAAGTTGGCCCCAAGCTCAGAGGTAGTAGAGAAGATCTATGATCAGATGAAGTCTGCCGCTGATGCCCCTGTATTGCTGGATAAGCAGGGAGATGCTGAGGTTACAAATGTTGAGATGGCAGATATCTTGGAAGATGATAGCCAATCAGTACATTTATTTGAAGACATTGATTTAGTTCATCATTTGAAG CCAACCCGCAAGAGCTATGGCAAGGCCAAAAAGGTGACTTTCCAAAAAGCATCCGACAGTGCATCTGAGGTCGAAGCTCACAACCAGTCCAGTGATGATGAAGCCGACAACCTTGAAGACCTGAGCTTCCATCTACCGCAGGTTAAGGCCAAGAAAGCCACTAAGAAGAAGAAAAGTAAGAAACAGGTGCTGTCAAAGAAAGAG